One genomic window of Quercus lobata isolate SW786 chromosome 9, ValleyOak3.0 Primary Assembly, whole genome shotgun sequence includes the following:
- the LOC115959040 gene encoding 8-amino-7-oxononanoate synthase-like isoform X2, with amino-acid sequence MGPRGSALICGYTNYHRLLELCLADLKMKEDCLLCPTGFSANMAVMVALGNVGALLTARRTPLEEERIAIFSDSLNHASIIDGIRLAERQKSVELFIYRHCDMSHLNALLLNCKTKRKVVVTDGLFSMDGDFAPMIELVKLRRKHRFLLIVDDAHGTFVCGKNGGGVAEEFNCEGDVDICIGTLSKAAGCHGGFIACSKRWKQLIQSRGRSFIFSTAMPVPIAAAAHAAVLVAKKETWRRREIWKRVQDFHALTGIPITSPIISLIVGSEEKALQSSRHLLRSGFHVTAIRPPTVPPNSCRLRVTLTAVHTMDDLKKLTTALSQCIDFQDIGIQNSSGYARL; translated from the exons ATGGGCCCAAGGGGTTCTGCTCTAATATGTGGCTATACCAATTACCATAGGCTATTGGAGTTGTGCTTGGCAGATctaaagatgaaagag GATTGCCTTCTTTGTCCTACAGGGTTTTCAGCGAATATGGCTGTGATGGTGGCATTAGGAAACGTTGGTGCTCTCTTGACTGCACGCAGGACACCTTTGGAGGAAGAAAGGATTGCCATATTTTCTGATTCACTGAATCATGCATCAATAATTGATGGTATTCGTCTTGCTGAGCGACAAAAAAGTGTGGAATTGTTCATCTATAGACATTGTGACATGTCTCACCTTAATGCACTGTT ATTGAATTGCAAAACGAAGAGGAAAGTCGTTGTGACTGATGG TCTATTTAGTATGGATGGAGACTTTGCACCAATGATCGAACTTGTGAAGCTTCGCAGGAAGCACCGGTTTTTGTTAATCGTTGATGAT GCCCATGGAACATTTGTTTGTGGTAAAAATGGGGGTGGAGTGGCTGAAGAGTTCAATTGTGAAGGAGATGTTGACATATGCATAGGCACTTTAAGTAAGGCTGCAGGTTGCCATGGTGGATTCATAGCATGCAG CAAAAGGTGGAAGCAACTCATACAGTCAAGGGGTCGCTCCTTTATATTTTCCACTGCCATGCCAGTCCCCATTGCTGCAGCTGCCCATG CTGCTGTTCTTGTGGCAAAAAAGGAGACATGGCGTAGAAGGGAAATTTGGAAACGGGTGCAAGACTTTCATGCTCTTACTGGAATCCCCATCACAAGTCCCATAATATCTCTTATTGTGGGGAGTGAAGAAAAGGCCCTACAGTCCAGCCg GCATTTGTTGAGATCTGGTTTCCATGTAACTGCAATCAGACCCCCAACAGTGCCTCCCAACTCATGCAG gctTAGGGTGACTCTCACTGCAGTGCACACAATGGATGATCTGAAGAAGCTCACCACTGCATTGTCACAGTGCATTGATTTCCAAGATATTGGCATCCAAAACTCAAGTGGATATGCAAGGCTTTAG
- the LOC115959040 gene encoding 8-amino-7-oxononanoate synthase-like isoform X1 — protein sequence METMNLWDNLVEEALVKLENLKLLRSLRPIHLPNDQQSKPIENEDQSSSISDHEEAGKDLFQVYDEMQQWDRSSVEVQIAEETFQRWVCDIPSTGDEAVCRDKITGNEAESCPQQFKKLLLFSGNDYLGLSSHPTIGKAAAKASLELGMGPRGSALICGYTNYHRLLELCLADLKMKEDCLLCPTGFSANMAVMVALGNVGALLTARRTPLEEERIAIFSDSLNHASIIDGIRLAERQKSVELFIYRHCDMSHLNALLLNCKTKRKVVVTDGLFSMDGDFAPMIELVKLRRKHRFLLIVDDAHGTFVCGKNGGGVAEEFNCEGDVDICIGTLSKAAGCHGGFIACSKRWKQLIQSRGRSFIFSTAMPVPIAAAAHAAVLVAKKETWRRREIWKRVQDFHALTGIPITSPIISLIVGSEEKALQSSRHLLRSGFHVTAIRPPTVPPNSCRLRVTLTAVHTMDDLKKLTTALSQCIDFQDIGIQNSSGYARL from the exons ATGGAAACAATGAACTTGTGGGACAACTTGGTCGAAGAGGCACTTGTAAAGCTCGAAAATCTGAAACTCCTGCGGTCTCTGAGACCCATTCACCTCCCCAATGACCAACAATCAAAACCCATTGAAAATGAAGATCAAAGCTCCTCAATATCCGACCATGAAGAAGCAGGAAAAGATCTCTTCCAGGTGTACGATGAAATGCAACAGTGGGACCGGTCCTCTGTGGAGGTCCAGATTGCAGAAGAAACGTTTCAGAGATGGGTCTGTGACATTCCCAGTACTG GGGATGAGGCTGTCTGCAGAGATAAAATAACTGGTAATGAAGCAGAGTCCTGCCCTCAGCAGTTCAAAAAGCTACTTTTGTTCTCTGGAAATGATTATTTGGGCTTGAGTTCACATCCTACAATTGGAAAGGCTGCTGCAAAG GCTTCCCTAGAACTTGGAATGGGCCCAAGGGGTTCTGCTCTAATATGTGGCTATACCAATTACCATAGGCTATTGGAGTTGTGCTTGGCAGATctaaagatgaaagag GATTGCCTTCTTTGTCCTACAGGGTTTTCAGCGAATATGGCTGTGATGGTGGCATTAGGAAACGTTGGTGCTCTCTTGACTGCACGCAGGACACCTTTGGAGGAAGAAAGGATTGCCATATTTTCTGATTCACTGAATCATGCATCAATAATTGATGGTATTCGTCTTGCTGAGCGACAAAAAAGTGTGGAATTGTTCATCTATAGACATTGTGACATGTCTCACCTTAATGCACTGTT ATTGAATTGCAAAACGAAGAGGAAAGTCGTTGTGACTGATGG TCTATTTAGTATGGATGGAGACTTTGCACCAATGATCGAACTTGTGAAGCTTCGCAGGAAGCACCGGTTTTTGTTAATCGTTGATGAT GCCCATGGAACATTTGTTTGTGGTAAAAATGGGGGTGGAGTGGCTGAAGAGTTCAATTGTGAAGGAGATGTTGACATATGCATAGGCACTTTAAGTAAGGCTGCAGGTTGCCATGGTGGATTCATAGCATGCAG CAAAAGGTGGAAGCAACTCATACAGTCAAGGGGTCGCTCCTTTATATTTTCCACTGCCATGCCAGTCCCCATTGCTGCAGCTGCCCATG CTGCTGTTCTTGTGGCAAAAAAGGAGACATGGCGTAGAAGGGAAATTTGGAAACGGGTGCAAGACTTTCATGCTCTTACTGGAATCCCCATCACAAGTCCCATAATATCTCTTATTGTGGGGAGTGAAGAAAAGGCCCTACAGTCCAGCCg GCATTTGTTGAGATCTGGTTTCCATGTAACTGCAATCAGACCCCCAACAGTGCCTCCCAACTCATGCAG gctTAGGGTGACTCTCACTGCAGTGCACACAATGGATGATCTGAAGAAGCTCACCACTGCATTGTCACAGTGCATTGATTTCCAAGATATTGGCATCCAAAACTCAAGTGGATATGCAAGGCTTTAG
- the LOC115962138 gene encoding protein DYAD, translating to MEELDNVNATAKEMMYLDLGQTERPSLARHSLSKSSSNYAIEHIKVGSFYEIDHSKLTPQTPEQLNSIRVVMVSEKTEFNVAVRYPSTCSLRTHFSNGNCEKPEGKKLPSLNEKYIMDSELAGEVLYRRLTTQEIAEKRNSWSFWVVPCMEAEKDSDSGPASRTRLRDAASKKGMCSSEVNLTGMVQWGKRKRVRFIGRHEEQKVETLSMNVKDKEAEEEGKGKGKDEEEGGDEDDEDEDEVEEVDGEAVELESSKAKKNLKRKCHGSRRAQMPKRAKRQKKQSQIQVHNQSKKKKIKNSIERWSVDRYKLAEVNILKIMKDQKAFFGNPILRPALRTEARKLVGDTGLLDHLLKHMAGKVAPGGEERFRRRHNSEGAMEYWLESADLLNIRKDAGIQDPYWIPPPGWKPGDGPSQDAISTRELGELKEEMAKMKKNIQELVTKKQEENLPIATTPNSSVTCLNWDHEEGSLIPLKEMYTDWMNRKANVDKEVKELMKISQYLSGMEEKMGMLKSAAGEETIMPESEAPPLLLIGSPTTPSHTVRETKDQLEQKNKSGEEQEDKGGDKAAVTTATEDKAAKIKRLKSGFRICKPQGSFLWPKPNMITSPQSMVHPEDHLVISTPPSASSTTLKSHLLPPYKPQLGPRPTSPVKPLAERRPVSNAILQCVITKPSPSPPLPPETPQTHSITTTKNSLINLNEPPQTQQSDTDTAFCGTITSQRRHFNLTSIAPMPQFEMVENEEETESKDMKRNPDDQKQQTPRGSSSSTSNSSWLTSGEGWWLGLASPKPSLDKSN from the exons ATGGAGGAGCTAGATAATGTAAATGCCACAGCTAaa GAAATGATGTACTTGGACTTGGGGCAAACAGAAAGGCCATCTTTGGCTAGACATTCACTGTCCAAAAGTTCTTCCAATT ATGCTATAGAGCACATAAAGGTGGGATCTTTCTATGAAATTGATCACTCCAAGCTCACACCACAAACCCCAGAACAGCTCAACTCAATCAGGGTCGTCATG gtgaGTGAGAAAACTGAATTTAACGTAGCAGTGAGGTATCCAAGCACTTGCTCTCTTCGTACACATTTTAGCAATGGGAATTGTGAGAAACCAGAGGGGAAGAAGCTTCCTTCACTGAATGAGAAATACATAATGGATTCAGAACTTGCTGGAGAGGTGCTTTATAGAAGACTAACAACTCAGGAAATTGCAGAAAAGAGAAACTCATGGAGCTTCTGGGTTGTGCCTTGTATGGAGGCTGAGAAAGACTCAGACTCGGGCCCAGCCTCGAGGACTAGGCTCAGGGATGCAGCTTCTAAAAAGGGTATGTGCAGCTCTGAGGTCAATCTCACTGGGATGGTCCAGTGGGGTAAGCGTAAGAGGGTCAGGTTCATAGGCAGGCATGAAGAGCAAAAGGTTGAAACTTTATCAATGAATGTGAAAGataaagaagcagaagaagaagggaaagggaaagggaaagatgaagaggaaggtggtgatgaagatgatgaggatgaggatgaggtaGAAGAAGTTGATGGTGAAGCTGTGGAGCTAGAGTCATCTAAGGCAAAGAAGAATCTTAAGAGAAAGTGCCATGGTTCTAGAAGAGCTCAAATGCCCAAAAGAGCTAAGCGACAGAAGAAGCAATCTCAAATTCAGGTTCACAAtcagagtaaaaagaaaaagatcaaaaattcCATAGAAAGATGGTCTGTGGACAG GTACAAGCTGGCTGAGGTGAACATCTTGAAAATTATGAAGGACCAAAAAGCTTTCTTTGGGAATCCAATACTAAGGCCAGCACTGAGAACAGAGGCAAGGAAGCTCGTTGGTGATACAGGTTTATTAGACCATTTGCTGAAGCATATGGCTGGAAAGGTGGCGCCCGGTGGGGAGGAGCGGTTCCGGCGGCGGCACAATTCTGAAGGGGCCATGGAGTATTGGCTGGAGAGTGCTGATCTGCTAAATATTAGGAAAGATGCTGGGATTCAAGACCCTTATTGGATTCCACCACCTGGGTGGAAGCCAGGAGATGGCCCTTCTCAGGATGCTATTTCTACCAGAGAGCTTGGGGAGCTCAAGGAAGAGATGGCCAAAATGAAAAA GAATATTCAGGAGCTGGTGACCAAAAAGCAAGAGGAGAATCTACCCATTGCCACCACCCCAAATTCTTCTGTGACATGTCTGAACTGGGACCATGAAGAAGGTTCACTGATTCCATTGAAG GAAATGTATACAGATTGGATGAATAGGAAAGCTAATGTTGATAAAGAAGTCAAAGAATTgatgaaaatttcacaatatttgaGTGGAATGGAG GAGAAAATGGGTATGCTGAAATCAGCTGCAGGGGAGGAAACAATCATGCCAGAATCAGAAGCACCACCACTATTATTGATAGGATCTCCAACAACACCATCACACACTGTAAGAGAGACAAAGGATCAGTTGGAACAGAAGAACAAATCAGGTGAAGAACAAGAGGACAAGGGAGGAGACAAGGCAGCAGTAACAACAGCAACAGAGGACAAGGCAGCAAAGATAAAAAGGCTGAAGAGTGGGTTCAGGATATGCAAGCCACAGGGGTCCTTTCTGTGGCCAAAGCCAAACATGATCACATCCCCTCAGTCTATGGTCCACCCTGAAGACCACCTAGTGATCTCAACTCCACCTTCAGCCTCTTCCACAACCTTAAAATCTCATCTCCTCCCTCCATATAAGCCTCAACTTGGCCCACGCCCAACTTCACCTGTCAAGCCATTGGCTGAGAGGCGCCCTGTCAGCAATGCCATCCTTCAGTGTGTAATCACTAAACCCTCTCCTTCTCCTCCTCTCCCACCTGAGACCCCCCAGACCCATAGTATCACTACAACCAAAAACTCCCTCATTAACCTCAATGAGCCCCCTCAGACACAACAGAGTGACACTGACACTGCGTTTTGTGGGACTATCACCTCTCAAAGAAGGCACTTTAACCTGACCTCCATTGCTCCAATGCCACAG TTCGAAATGGTTGAGAATGAGGAAGAAACAGAAAGCAAGGATATGAAAAGAAACCCTGATGACCAGAAGCAGCAAACTCCTCGAGGTAGCTCTTCTTCCACCTCCAACTCCTCGTGGTTGACATCAGGAGAGGGGTGGTGGTTGGGTCTGGCTTCTCCCAAACCTTCTTTGGACAAGTCTAACTAG